From Balneolaceae bacterium, a single genomic window includes:
- the aroC gene encoding chorismate synthase: protein MIRYYTAGESHGPGLTGIVEGVPAGLEITEDYIEQHLVRRQKGYGRGGRMAFEKDHADIQSGVRFSKTMGAPIALSMVNRAYEKDDSNWPKVMAKTGERGDVEKITLPRPGHADLVGLQKYRFDDIRPVIERSSARETAMRVACCSVARKFLKELGIEIGGHVIQLGSIGYSGWESVRKIADPLAENGAETIYKTADESDVRCLDDELSHQMREEIKIKRKEGTSLGGIYEIVVTGLPAGLGSHVHWDRKLDGQLAQAIMSTQAMKGVEIGLGFDAGKTHGHNVHDEIIYEDGSFKRRTNRLGGFEGGMTTGMPIILRGVMKPIPTMIKPLKTADVVTKEEQDTRYERSDVCALPRAVVVAESVIAPVITNAILEKFGGDSMSEILERYPHEK from the coding sequence ATGATCCGATATTACACAGCAGGCGAATCTCACGGTCCCGGTCTCACAGGAATTGTTGAAGGCGTTCCCGCCGGCCTTGAAATTACAGAAGATTATATTGAACAACACCTTGTCCGCCGCCAAAAGGGGTACGGGCGCGGTGGACGTATGGCATTCGAAAAAGACCATGCAGATATACAATCCGGTGTTCGATTTTCGAAAACTATGGGGGCTCCTATTGCGCTTTCAATGGTGAACCGCGCCTATGAAAAAGACGATAGCAATTGGCCAAAAGTGATGGCCAAAACCGGTGAACGCGGTGATGTTGAAAAAATAACACTGCCAAGGCCCGGCCATGCTGATCTTGTGGGACTCCAAAAATATCGGTTTGATGATATCCGCCCCGTGATTGAACGATCCAGTGCCCGGGAAACGGCTATGCGTGTTGCCTGCTGCTCAGTGGCAAGAAAGTTTTTAAAGGAGCTCGGGATAGAGATCGGCGGCCACGTGATCCAGTTAGGCTCTATTGGTTACAGCGGATGGGAATCCGTACGAAAAATTGCAGATCCACTTGCCGAAAATGGTGCAGAAACGATCTATAAAACCGCTGACGAATCGGATGTTCGCTGCCTGGATGATGAACTTAGCCATCAGATGCGCGAGGAGATCAAAATTAAAAGAAAAGAGGGGACCTCGCTTGGAGGTATATATGAAATTGTTGTGACCGGTTTACCCGCAGGCCTTGGCAGTCATGTTCACTGGGATCGCAAACTCGACGGTCAGCTGGCCCAGGCCATTATGAGCACTCAGGCAATGAAAGGTGTTGAAATAGGACTCGGCTTCGATGCAGGTAAAACACACGGCCACAATGTACACGATGAAATCATCTACGAAGATGGATCCTTCAAACGCAGAACGAACCGGCTGGGAGGCTTTGAAGGCGGTATGACAACCGGAATGCCAATCATTTTGCGTGGAGTGATGAAGCCGATACCTACGATGATAAAACCCCTGAAAACTGCCGACGTTGTAACAAAAGAGGAACAAGACACTCGCTACGAACGATCCGATGTTTGTGCTCTTCCACGTGCAGTTGTAGTTGCAGAGAGTGTAATAGCACCCGTGATTACGAATGCTATCCTGGAAAAATTCGGCGGCGACTCTATGTCTGAAATTCTGGAACGTTATCCTCATGAAAAATAG
- a CDS encoding tetratricopeptide repeat protein, which translates to MKNSRQKIRDLASSLKENPDDSFTKFALALELLKKDGVSKAKVLFESILKQDPDYLGVYYHLGKLYERTGRLDDAQQTFLDGLEVAKKQNNERTALELKEALESINTELNDDSIS; encoded by the coding sequence ATGAAAAATAGCAGACAAAAGATCCGGGACCTTGCCTCTTCATTGAAAGAGAATCCAGACGATTCGTTTACTAAATTTGCATTGGCACTGGAACTGCTTAAGAAAGATGGCGTATCAAAAGCAAAGGTATTATTTGAATCAATTTTAAAGCAAGATCCCGATTATTTGGGCGTTTATTATCATCTCGGCAAGCTTTATGAGCGAACCGGTCGTCTTGATGATGCTCAACAAACGTTTCTCGACGGCCTTGAAGTTGCAAAAAAACAAAATAATGAACGAACGGCCCTTGAATTAAAAGAAGCCCTTGAATCTATTAACACCGAACTGAATGATGATTCTATCTCTTAA